One region of Priestia megaterium genomic DNA includes:
- a CDS encoding SulP family inorganic anion transporter, translating into MMASIKQQWFSNVRADILSGMTVALALIPEALAFSIIAGVDPMVGLYASFCMAIVIAFTGGRPAMISAATGAMSLLMINLVKDHGIEYLFAATVLTGIIQILLGVLKVGRFLSFLPQTVMIGFVNALGILIFTAQLPHFEGANWMMYAMVAGTLLIVYLFPLMTKAIPSPLVAIVLMTIVAIVFHLDLKTVGDMGNITRSLPVLHFPKVDLSVETLLIILPYSLPLAIVGLLESMLTATVLDEITDTPSNKNKEARGQGIANIVTGFFGGMAGCAMIGQSMINVKSGGRGRLSTLVAGVFLLFLIMVLGDVVKQIPMAALVGVMFMVAAGTFDWQSLKDLTKYPLSDAIVMVVTVVIVLFTHNLALGVMVGIVLSTIVFGWKMAKIKTTSQKEGNMKQYRVSGQLFFATISFFMDEFQYETDPDTIIIDFSSSHIWDQSAVIGISKIIDKYERLNKKVIVKGLNEDSKKIVRQIGLTSLSNK; encoded by the coding sequence ATGATGGCAAGTATTAAACAGCAGTGGTTTTCAAATGTTCGAGCAGACATTTTGTCAGGGATGACAGTTGCTCTTGCGCTTATTCCAGAAGCCCTTGCTTTTTCCATTATCGCCGGTGTCGATCCTATGGTTGGTCTGTATGCATCTTTTTGTATGGCAATTGTGATTGCTTTTACAGGTGGAAGACCAGCTATGATTTCAGCTGCAACAGGAGCAATGTCTTTATTGATGATTAACTTAGTCAAAGATCATGGCATTGAGTATTTATTTGCAGCTACTGTTTTAACCGGAATTATTCAAATTTTACTTGGTGTTTTGAAAGTAGGAAGGTTTTTATCGTTTCTTCCTCAAACAGTGATGATTGGCTTTGTAAATGCGCTCGGTATTTTGATTTTTACCGCACAGCTTCCGCATTTTGAAGGAGCAAATTGGATGATGTACGCAATGGTAGCCGGAACGCTGCTCATCGTCTACTTATTTCCGCTCATGACCAAGGCAATACCATCTCCGCTTGTTGCGATTGTCTTGATGACGATTGTAGCGATTGTCTTTCATTTAGATTTAAAAACGGTAGGAGATATGGGGAATATTACGCGTTCATTGCCGGTTCTTCACTTTCCAAAGGTTGATTTATCAGTGGAGACACTGCTCATCATTTTACCTTATTCGCTTCCTTTGGCGATTGTAGGCCTACTTGAATCTATGCTAACGGCAACGGTACTGGACGAAATTACAGATACGCCTTCGAATAAAAATAAAGAAGCGCGCGGTCAAGGCATTGCTAATATTGTAACAGGTTTCTTTGGAGGAATGGCTGGCTGTGCCATGATTGGACAATCTATGATTAATGTAAAATCAGGGGGACGTGGAAGGTTATCTACCTTAGTCGCCGGAGTCTTTTTATTGTTCTTAATTATGGTGCTTGGCGATGTTGTTAAACAAATTCCAATGGCTGCTCTTGTAGGCGTTATGTTTATGGTAGCTGCCGGTACATTTGATTGGCAGTCCCTTAAAGACTTAACGAAATATCCGCTATCGGATGCCATTGTAATGGTTGTTACGGTGGTTATCGTATTGTTTACACATAACTTAGCATTAGGAGTAATGGTAGGTATTGTTTTAAGTACGATTGTATTTGGCTGGAAGATGGCTAAAATCAAAACAACTTCACAAAAAGAAGGCAATATGAAGCAATACAGGGTTTCAGGGCAATTATTTTTTGCTACCATCAGTTTCTTTATGGATGAATTTCAGTATGAAACAGACCCAGATACCATCATTATTGATTTTAGTTCTTCTCATATATGGGATCAATCGGCCGTGATCGGCATCTCAAAAATTATCGATAAGTATGAGCGATTGAATAAAAAGGTTATTGTAAAAGGATTAAATGAAGACAGTAAAAAAATCGTTAGGCAGATTGGCTTAACGTCGCTGTCGAACAAGTAA
- the deoD gene encoding purine-nucleoside phosphorylase gives MSVHIGAKQGDIAETILLPGDPLRAKYIAETFLEDVTCYNEVRGMLGFTGTYKGKRVSVQGTGMGVPSIAIYVNELMNEYGVQNLIRVGTCGAIQKDVKVRDVILAMSSSSDSQMNRVKFGPIDYAPTANFDLLKRAYDAGVEKGLQLKVGSVFTSDQFYNEDGQLEKLAAHGVLAVEMETTALYTLAAKYGRNALSVLTVSDHIFTGEETTSEERQTTFNDMIVVALEAAINE, from the coding sequence ATGAGCGTACATATTGGGGCAAAACAAGGTGATATTGCAGAAACAATTTTACTTCCAGGTGATCCACTTCGTGCAAAATACATTGCAGAAACGTTTTTAGAAGATGTAACTTGCTATAACGAAGTGCGCGGTATGCTTGGATTTACAGGAACATATAAAGGAAAGCGCGTTTCTGTTCAAGGAACGGGAATGGGTGTACCATCGATTGCTATTTATGTAAATGAACTAATGAATGAATATGGTGTTCAAAACCTAATTCGCGTGGGTACATGCGGAGCAATCCAAAAAGATGTAAAAGTACGTGACGTTATTTTAGCCATGTCTTCGTCAAGTGATTCACAAATGAACCGCGTTAAATTTGGTCCTATTGACTACGCACCGACAGCTAACTTTGATTTATTAAAGCGCGCTTACGATGCAGGTGTTGAAAAAGGCCTTCAGTTAAAAGTAGGAAGTGTATTTACATCTGATCAATTTTACAATGAAGACGGCCAGCTAGAAAAATTAGCAGCTCACGGCGTATTGGCAGTTGAAATGGAAACGACGGCTCTGTATACGCTAGCGGCTAAATACGGCCGTAATGCTTTGTCGGTTTTAACAGTAAGTGATCACATCTTCACTGGTGAAGAAACAACGTCAGAAGAACGTCAAACGACGTTCAACGATATGATTGTTGTTGCGCTTGAAGCAGCAATTAATGAATGA
- a CDS encoding phosphatase PAP2 family protein — protein MVNRTTKYSLFIVSLLAFFLLILFTFNTPWVKQLDFNVLHTIEGWRTDTLTPIIIFITTVGSWYVTAPIWFAIIVFLLYKRKGLLALYITLVFWGVRALNWGLKEIFARPRPDWSQVVPASHYSFPSGHAMNSMAFYSGVLLLIWMYTRSRAIKTAAACVIAIIILLIGFSRLYLGVHFLTDILAGYCVGLAWSLGVYLLSKRLYNQK, from the coding sequence ATGGTAAATCGCACTACAAAATATTCTCTATTTATTGTATCGCTTTTAGCTTTCTTTTTACTCATTTTATTTACGTTTAATACACCTTGGGTGAAACAGCTTGACTTTAATGTACTTCATACCATTGAAGGATGGAGGACGGATACGTTAACACCCATCATCATATTTATAACAACTGTAGGATCTTGGTATGTCACTGCGCCAATATGGTTTGCCATTATAGTATTTCTTCTTTATAAACGAAAAGGATTGCTCGCTTTATATATCACGCTTGTTTTTTGGGGAGTTCGCGCTTTAAATTGGGGATTGAAGGAGATTTTTGCAAGACCAAGACCTGATTGGAGTCAAGTCGTTCCCGCCTCTCACTATAGTTTTCCGAGCGGACATGCCATGAACTCAATGGCGTTTTACAGCGGAGTGCTTTTGTTAATATGGATGTATACAAGAAGCAGGGCTATTAAAACGGCAGCTGCATGCGTAATTGCTATTATTATTTTATTAATTGGATTTAGCCGTTTGTATTTAGGCGTACACTTTTTAACGGATATACTAGCAGGATATTGTGTAGGACTTGCTTGGTCATTAGGAGTCTACCTCCTTTCTAAGCGCCTATATAACCAAAAATAG
- a CDS encoding sporulation protein translates to MALFNKALARIGIGAARVDAKLVNDEFRAGETIEGIVEVYGGNVEQKIDSIYLRLFTTYVKERDDKKYKQDIELNTFKINDPFTIQPSETKSIPFTFQLPDDTPVTLGRTRVWVATSLDIKDAVDPSDIDHVKVLPNLMVTSTIEAMEQLGFRLRQVECEEAPRRMRKRLPFVQEFEFVPSGGVYAGKVDEIEIIVQPSGLHDYDLFIEVDRRARGFGGFLSEMLDADESLVHVHVSEKEIPQLKNRLTNIISRYS, encoded by the coding sequence ATGGCGCTATTTAATAAAGCGTTAGCCCGCATTGGAATTGGTGCAGCGCGAGTGGATGCTAAGCTTGTCAATGATGAATTTCGTGCTGGTGAAACGATTGAAGGGATTGTTGAAGTGTACGGCGGAAATGTTGAGCAGAAAATTGACAGCATCTATCTGCGTCTATTCACAACCTATGTAAAAGAAAGAGACGATAAAAAATACAAGCAGGACATTGAACTTAATACGTTTAAGATTAACGACCCGTTTACGATCCAACCATCTGAAACCAAGTCTATTCCTTTTACCTTTCAGCTGCCTGATGATACGCCTGTTACATTAGGGAGAACCCGAGTGTGGGTGGCGACGAGCCTCGATATTAAAGATGCGGTTGATCCGTCGGATATTGATCATGTAAAAGTGCTCCCTAACCTTATGGTAACAAGCACAATTGAAGCGATGGAACAGCTTGGCTTTCGCTTGCGCCAAGTCGAGTGCGAAGAAGCTCCTCGCAGGATGAGAAAAAGACTTCCTTTTGTTCAAGAATTTGAATTTGTTCCAAGCGGTGGAGTGTACGCTGGGAAAGTAGATGAAATTGAAATCATCGTGCAGCCGAGCGGCTTACATGACTACGATTTATTTATAGAAGTAGATCGACGGGCCAGAGGGTTTGGGGGGTTTTTATCTGAAATGCTGGATGCAGATGAGTCGCTCGTTCATGTTCATGTTTCTGAAAAAGAAATTCCTCAGTTAAAAAATAGATTAACCAATATTATTTCACGCTATAGCTAA
- a CDS encoding serine/threonine protein kinase, whose product MKNRMFKHFHRWLVDRPFKKGTVICERYEIINVLGMGSYGITYVASDIVQQKEVVIKQLRKTKQRTPQGLKSFHYEAKLLSQLDHPQIPSLYEAVEIDEGCFLVMELIQGKTFEDLIFEEKRVYTEEKALDILLDILKVVSVIHEQGIVHRDLRIPNIIDVNGTIYVIDFGLARFLGAHEETSSLIEEQQFMRQTSVASDIYALGHFLLFLLYSGYEPTDKQEKSWEQELSLSAPIKTIIQKMLRADEAYESIKSLQKDIYDYINSKNSGREKHGAI is encoded by the coding sequence ATGAAAAATCGAATGTTCAAACACTTTCATCGCTGGCTAGTTGACCGTCCTTTTAAAAAAGGAACAGTCATTTGTGAGCGCTATGAAATCATAAATGTACTGGGAATGGGGAGCTATGGTATAACATATGTTGCTAGTGACATTGTGCAACAAAAAGAGGTAGTAATAAAGCAGCTCCGCAAAACGAAGCAGCGCACGCCTCAGGGGCTGAAGTCTTTTCATTATGAAGCAAAACTGCTGTCTCAACTAGATCATCCTCAAATTCCTTCGCTGTATGAAGCTGTTGAAATAGATGAAGGGTGTTTTCTAGTGATGGAGTTGATTCAAGGAAAAACGTTTGAAGATTTAATTTTTGAAGAGAAGCGCGTATATACAGAAGAAAAAGCGCTTGACATTTTACTTGATATTCTAAAAGTAGTTTCCGTTATTCATGAGCAAGGAATCGTTCACCGTGATCTTCGTATTCCAAACATTATTGATGTTAACGGGACCATCTATGTTATTGACTTTGGTCTTGCAAGATTTTTGGGAGCTCATGAAGAAACAAGCAGCCTTATAGAAGAACAGCAGTTTATGAGACAAACATCGGTTGCAAGCGATATCTATGCGCTTGGTCATTTTCTTTTATTTTTATTGTATTCTGGTTATGAGCCGACGGATAAACAAGAAAAAAGCTGGGAACAAGAGCTAAGCTTGTCGGCGCCCATTAAAACCATCATTCAAAAAATGCTGAGAGCAGATGAAGCGTATGAAAGTATTAAAAGTTTACAAAAAGACATTTATGACTATATAAATAGTAAGAACTCGGGGAGGGAAAAGCATGGCGCTATTTAA
- a CDS encoding DUF2515 family protein: MTSTDTNPLIRLEDVLRLQQMMQHKPPAILPLSFIGEDVKWIKEIRRKVKKANQNNVTRTQAYLDYYQKHPEIHWALLAHLVSRNGGYYMTDLSTTLIKSLLSSEKQHAYFLFLEHSNSAIFHDAYAQLLLYEKSKEQNSNLFHLLPAFHISSFMKAVWNDFWQHRNKTLLSIALIVNEQYHIEKNVLFKKEFQRDVLNSWQFHTQNFLGMTQIVFPYYSGNKIDLCGTKVYHFESVIRRIEVGKTLYVLLFYSNLHDAIYTFSLKHPHTGSRSDYNSDIFTNDRTHSKKLYSPTLTMSWGDRVHLFLRKEDWFEDESIFSLLDSIPASSVKKIPLQHHIKVQSAIKAANPFS; this comes from the coding sequence ATGACTTCTACTGACACAAATCCCCTCATTAGATTGGAGGATGTTCTTCGTCTGCAGCAGATGATGCAGCACAAACCTCCTGCTATTCTCCCGCTCTCTTTTATTGGAGAAGATGTAAAATGGATTAAAGAAATTCGAAGAAAAGTAAAAAAAGCTAATCAAAACAATGTTACACGTACACAAGCTTATTTGGACTATTATCAAAAACACCCTGAAATTCACTGGGCTCTTTTAGCACACTTAGTTTCACGAAACGGCGGCTATTATATGACAGATCTCTCCACTACCTTAATAAAATCCCTGCTTTCATCAGAGAAACAGCACGCATACTTCTTGTTTTTAGAACATTCCAACTCAGCGATATTTCATGATGCTTACGCTCAGCTGTTACTCTATGAAAAAAGCAAAGAGCAAAACAGCAATCTGTTTCATTTACTCCCCGCCTTTCACATATCTTCTTTTATGAAAGCTGTTTGGAATGACTTTTGGCAGCACAGAAACAAAACGCTCTTATCAATAGCCCTGATTGTGAACGAACAGTATCATATCGAAAAAAATGTTCTCTTTAAAAAAGAGTTTCAGCGTGATGTTCTTAACTCTTGGCAGTTTCACACTCAAAATTTTCTCGGTATGACTCAAATCGTCTTTCCCTATTATTCAGGTAATAAAATTGATTTATGTGGAACGAAAGTCTACCATTTTGAGTCTGTGATAAGACGGATTGAAGTGGGAAAAACCCTATACGTTCTTCTTTTTTATTCAAACTTGCATGATGCTATTTATACCTTTAGCCTTAAACACCCTCATACAGGGTCTCGAAGCGATTATAATTCAGATATATTTACAAATGACAGAACTCATTCCAAAAAGCTCTATAGCCCGACTTTAACTATGAGCTGGGGAGACCGCGTACATCTTTTTTTAAGAAAAGAAGATTGGTTTGAAGACGAAAGCATATTTTCTCTTCTTGACTCTATTCCCGCTTCTTCAGTTAAAAAAATTCCCCTTCAGCATCATATAAAAGTGCAATCCGCTATAAAAGCTGCTAATCCTTTTTCATAA
- a CDS encoding YozD family protein, with protein MKEIEVVIDTEEIAEFFYNELVKRGYVPAEEELGELADITFDYLIDKCIIDEQDEE; from the coding sequence GTGAAAGAAATCGAAGTGGTCATTGATACGGAAGAAATTGCGGAGTTCTTTTACAATGAACTAGTCAAGCGAGGCTATGTTCCCGCTGAAGAAGAGCTAGGCGAATTAGCGGATATAACTTTTGATTATCTCATTGATAAATGTATTATTGATGAGCAAGATGAAGAATAA
- a CDS encoding YozE family protein, whose amino-acid sequence MKSFYHYIMKFRSNKKHDRMGEFARSAYDDHSFPKSSTDYDELSSYLELNGHYLSSMTVFDEAWELYQNNA is encoded by the coding sequence TCACTATATAATGAAATTCCGATCAAATAAAAAACATGATCGAATGGGAGAGTTTGCGCGAAGTGCTTATGATGATCACAGCTTCCCGAAATCTTCAACAGACTATGACGAACTGAGTTCTTATTTAGAGCTCAACGGACATTATTTATCAAGTATGACCGTATTTGATGAAGCATGGGAGCTTTATCAAAATAATGCGTGA